A DNA window from Streptococcus mutans contains the following coding sequences:
- a CDS encoding carbohydrate-binding domain-containing protein, translating into MSKKFLFNRSVFSNAKGHDVKRKSSKGLVTGIALAGAIVLLGGSQIASADNVTASGNNTTTSSTAADTDTANSQTVDSTDSDNSQVTSETVSSENSTASSEAASESNEAETNNDATASESADQSDDELSDETTSNEAQVKSQSVNALKSAKYDKDDDDEEEEEVNEYKEDDKSEKADIKFDNTGVKTTSSGVNIDGKNITITSAGTYTLTGSASGYSISVADKVTDTVKLKLDAVNLTDSTLYSSRDLDIKVLSDSSISSSLKNTIETGGALYISSKKKSGLKVTSTAGHAIKANSLEADKVTLELSSTAKDGINATSNVSIKKSNVTISAEDDGIQAEDNTDVNSGDIQIKDSIVKITSTSKGITANDEITVKGSTFITITSGSEGIEGRYVNLKKGQITINAGDDAINATEWTTKDDADLSHLKNSKKDIENEVAIVISGANISGIGKDDGVDSNGNLYITDGSLKIQSITDYSSAIDYDGTGFASGGTTWAIGHMGFAQGFSKGTKQAYIAAIVSGLAGDTITITDSKGHIVAKTKADVDFDHVVFSNKTIKAGKTYTVTTSDGHKAVIKATKDTTTHPSGRHVSKDTVPLLPNGHHPAFPGNGTPPNDKN; encoded by the coding sequence ATGAGTAAAAAATTTCTTTTTAATCGCTCTGTTTTCTCAAATGCTAAGGGACATGATGTCAAACGTAAATCCTCCAAAGGTCTCGTAACAGGCATTGCCTTAGCAGGAGCTATTGTTTTACTTGGAGGCAGCCAAATTGCTTCTGCTGATAACGTTACTGCTTCAGGAAACAACACAACCACATCCTCAACTGCAGCTGACACAGACACTGCAAACTCTCAGACAGTTGACAGCACTGATAGTGACAACAGCCAAGTTACTTCTGAGACTGTCTCATCAGAAAATAGCACAGCAAGCAGTGAGGCTGCTTCTGAAAGCAATGAAGCTGAGACAAACAATGACGCAACAGCTTCTGAGTCAGCCGATCAAAGTGATGATGAACTTTCCGATGAAACAACAAGTAATGAAGCTCAAGTTAAGTCTCAATCAGTCAATGCTTTAAAATCAGCAAAATATGATAAAGATGATGATGATGAAGAGGAAGAAGAAGTCAACGAATACAAAGAAGATGACAAATCTGAAAAAGCAGATATTAAATTTGACAACACAGGCGTAAAAACAACTTCATCTGGTGTGAACATTGATGGAAAAAACATTACCATTACATCAGCAGGAACTTATACCCTTACAGGGTCTGCCAGCGGCTACAGCATATCAGTAGCAGATAAAGTGACTGATACAGTGAAACTCAAACTCGATGCAGTGAATTTGACTGACTCCACTCTTTATTCATCAAGAGATTTAGATATTAAAGTCCTATCTGATAGCTCTATTTCGTCTTCTTTGAAGAATACAATCGAAACAGGAGGAGCACTCTACATTTCAAGCAAAAAGAAAAGCGGTTTGAAAGTCACAAGTACAGCTGGTCACGCTATCAAAGCAAACAGTTTAGAAGCTGATAAAGTAACCTTAGAGCTGTCTTCTACTGCTAAAGATGGGATTAATGCCACATCAAACGTCTCCATTAAAAAGTCAAATGTTACCATTTCGGCAGAAGATGATGGGATTCAAGCTGAAGATAATACCGATGTCAATTCAGGTGATATCCAGATCAAAGATTCTATTGTAAAAATCACCTCTACAAGTAAAGGAATTACAGCGAACGACGAGATAACCGTTAAAGGGTCAACTTTCATAACAATTACATCTGGCTCTGAAGGAATCGAAGGCCGCTATGTGAATTTGAAAAAAGGTCAAATAACGATCAATGCTGGTGATGATGCTATCAACGCGACTGAATGGACAACAAAAGACGATGCTGACCTATCGCATTTGAAAAACAGCAAGAAAGATATCGAAAATGAGGTTGCTATTGTTATTTCTGGTGCTAATATCAGCGGTATTGGCAAAGATGACGGTGTGGATTCAAATGGAAATCTCTATATTACCGATGGTAGTCTCAAAATTCAATCAATCACTGATTACAGCTCAGCCATTGATTATGATGGTACAGGGTTTGCTTCCGGAGGAACAACTTGGGCAATTGGCCATATGGGATTTGCTCAGGGCTTCTCAAAGGGAACCAAACAAGCTTATATTGCTGCGATTGTTTCAGGATTAGCCGGTGATACCATTACTATAACTGACTCAAAAGGACATATCGTTGCAAAAACAAAGGCAGATGTAGACTTTGACCATGTTGTCTTTTCAAATAAAACCATCAAGGCAGGCAAAACCTACACGGTTACAACATCTGATGGTCATAAAGCAGTTATCAAAGCAACAAAAGACACAACCACTCATCCTTCAGGCAGGCATGTATCAAAAGATACTGTTCCGCTCCTTCCAAATGGCCACCATCCAGCCTTTCCTGGAAACGGAACCCCTCCAAATGATAAGAACTGA
- a CDS encoding helix-turn-helix domain-containing protein: MLKDFGKKIKSLRLEKGLTKEAVCLDESQLSTRQLTRIESGQSMPTLNKAIYIVGRLGVTLGYLTDGENVELPSRYKELKYLLLRTPTYGDQQRLTEKETYFDEIFSQFYDDLPEEEQLIIDGLQSKLDIHFSDNIDFGVGILNDYFDQILRKTNYQVNDLILIDLYFSCLTVSGLDSAIFDSRKYNQLLETLLKQVDCLPLEDLFVLNNVLLNNFGLLLELKKYDFVKQLIAVSNKIMARTHDFQKKPIVNLLTWKHHLFVEKDYAKAKKSYDAAILFAQLTENINLRENLEKEWQKDSQNGT; encoded by the coding sequence ATGTTAAAAGATTTTGGGAAGAAAATTAAGAGCCTGAGGTTAGAAAAGGGGCTGACCAAAGAGGCTGTCTGCCTTGATGAATCGCAGTTGTCAACACGGCAGCTGACTAGAATTGAATCAGGACAGTCTATGCCAACTCTTAATAAAGCTATTTATATTGTAGGACGTTTAGGAGTAACGCTTGGCTATTTAACGGACGGAGAAAATGTCGAGTTACCCAGTCGTTATAAAGAACTAAAGTATTTATTATTACGAACGCCAACCTATGGTGACCAACAAAGATTAACTGAAAAAGAAACCTATTTTGACGAGATTTTTAGTCAGTTTTATGATGATTTGCCTGAAGAAGAACAATTGATTATTGATGGTTTACAATCGAAACTAGATATTCATTTTAGTGACAATATCGATTTTGGCGTTGGTATTTTAAATGACTATTTTGATCAGATTTTAAGAAAAACCAATTATCAGGTCAATGATTTGATTCTGATTGATCTCTATTTTTCCTGCTTAACTGTTAGTGGTTTGGATTCAGCTATTTTTGATTCAAGAAAATATAATCAATTATTGGAGACATTGCTTAAGCAGGTAGACTGCCTTCCATTGGAAGATCTTTTCGTTTTAAATAATGTTTTATTGAATAATTTTGGACTCCTTTTAGAATTGAAAAAATATGATTTTGTTAAGCAGCTTATTGCTGTTAGCAATAAAATCATGGCTAGAACTCATGATTTTCAAAAAAAGCCTATTGTTAATCTTCTGACATGGAAGCATCATTTATTTGTTGAAAAAGATTATGCGAAAGCTAAAAAGAGCTATGATGCTGCTATCTTATTTGCCCAGTTAACAGAAAACATTAATTTAAGAGAAAATTTGGAGAAAGAATGGCAAAAAGATTCTCAGAACGGGACATAA
- a CDS encoding DNA alkylation repair protein codes for MGCLLCYNQAMDKKTLIQTFYDHADQERAHAMAAYMRDQFPFLGLSTPLRRQLEKDFVKESKASKAVDWVFVEELWELHEREFQYAACDYLRAMQIFLTEADLPRLKQLVVTKSWWDTTDSLDRTIGKINFPSNIVDATMLEWSSDDNFWLRRVAIDHQLLRKDKMKTNLLEKILINNLNQSEFFINKAIGWILRDYSKTNPDWVRTFIEKHKNQMANLSIKEASKYL; via the coding sequence ATGGGCTGCCTTTTATGCTATAATCAAGCTATGGACAAGAAAACACTTATTCAAACTTTTTATGATCATGCAGACCAAGAGCGGGCGCATGCTATGGCAGCCTATATGCGTGACCAGTTTCCTTTTCTAGGTCTTTCCACTCCGCTTCGCCGTCAGTTGGAGAAGGACTTTGTTAAAGAATCTAAGGCGTCTAAGGCGGTTGATTGGGTTTTTGTGGAAGAGTTGTGGGAACTGCATGAGCGGGAATTTCAGTACGCTGCTTGTGATTATTTACGGGCTATGCAGATCTTTTTAACGGAAGCAGATCTGCCTCGTCTCAAACAGCTGGTTGTAACCAAGTCTTGGTGGGATACAACGGACAGTTTGGACAGAACCATTGGCAAGATCAACTTTCCCAGTAATATAGTTGATGCAACTATGTTAGAGTGGTCCTCTGATGATAACTTTTGGCTGCGGCGCGTGGCAATTGACCACCAGCTTTTACGAAAAGATAAGATGAAGACAAATCTTTTGGAGAAGATTCTCATTAACAATCTCAATCAAAGCGAATTTTTCATCAATAAAGCTATTGGCTGGATCTTGCGAGACTACTCTAAGACCAATCCAGATTGGGTTAGAACTTTTATTGAAAAGCATAAAAATCAGATGGCAAATTTATCGATTAAAGAAGCTAGCAAATATTTATGA